In Rutidosis leptorrhynchoides isolate AG116_Rl617_1_P2 chromosome 2, CSIRO_AGI_Rlap_v1, whole genome shotgun sequence, one genomic interval encodes:
- the LOC139888105 gene encoding 65-kDa microtubule-associated protein 1-like, whose translation MDYHCGYIDALLQGNVMAEGDVQNPLLGETTCSSLLHQLQKIWDEVGESDEERDKMLLQLEQECLNVYKKKVEQAAKAKARYLQALAEAKLEFSTLRASLLDKSFVNAPEKTSGTIKEQLASIAPALEQLWSVKEERIKEFSNVQSQIQKIRGEIAGINEQEGKAVVVDESDLSLKKLGDVCQHLEELQEEKSQRLNKVLEFVNIVHGICTVLGSDFYSTITDVHPSLNDVNRAQAISISNDTLARLANTVTTLKESKKQRLQKIRELASQLTDLWNLMDASKEERSLFDHVTCYISASVDEVTAPGALHLDLIEKAKVEVERLDQLKFSRMKEIAFKKQKELEEIFARAHIQIDTKTAWEKILALIDSGSLEPSELLADMDAQIIKAKEEAISRKDILDKVEKWMSACEEESWLEDYNRDDSRYSGSRGAHLNLKRAEKARILVNKIPGLVDTLVAKTRSWEDEHGLNFAYDGVPLIAKLDEYAALRHAREEEKKRMRDQKKFHEQLTTEQEAMFGSKPSPARPLSSSKKVLGPHVSGGPNGSFNRRLSMNPNAARSVKKDGKKDNLRPVAPVNYVAIMKDDAA comes from the exons ATGGATTACCATTGTGGTTATATTGATGCCTT GTTGCAGGGAAACGTAATGGCAGAGGGTGATGTTCAAAATCCTCTTCTTGGAGAAACAACTTGCAGTTCGTTGCTGCATCAGTTGCAG AAAATTTGGGACGAAGTTGGAGAGAGTGATGAGGAAAGAGATAAGATGCTTCTTCAATTAGAACAAGAATGTTTGAATGTGTATAAAAAGAAAGTGGAACAGGCTGCAAAGGCAAAAGCACGTTATCTTCAGGCACTAGCAGAAGCTAAGCTTGAATTCTCAACGCTTCGTGCATCACTTCTAGATAAATCGTTTGTTAACGCC CCTGAGAAGACTTCAGGAACTATCAAGGAACAACTTGCTTCTATTGCACCAGCTCTAGAACAATTGTGGAGTGTTAAGGAAGAAAGGATTAAAGAGTTTTCAAATGTACAGTCACAAATACAAAAAATACGTGGAGAAATTGCTGGGATTAATGAGCAGGAAGGAAAGGCTGTTGTTGTTGATGAGTCTGATCTATCCTTGAAGAAATTAGGCGACGTTTGTCAGCATTTAGAAGAACTTCAGGAAGAAAAG AGCCAAAGACTGAACAAAGTTCTTGAGTTTGTGAACATTGTACATGGTATATGTACCGTTCTTGGAAGTGATTTCTACAGTACAATCACTGATGTCCATCCCAGTTTGAATGATGTTAATCGCGCACAAGCTATAAGCATAAGCAATGACACACTCGCCAGGCTGGCAAACACTGTCACGACTTTGAAAGAATCTAAGAAGCAAAGGTTACAAAAG ATTCGAGAATTAGCATCTCAACTGACGgatctttggaatttaatggatgCATCTAAAGAAGAGAGAAGCTTGTTTGATCATGTTACATGTTACATATCAGCTTCAGTTGATGAAGTGACGGCCCCGGGGGCACTTCATCTTGATCTGATTGAAAAG GCTAAGGTGGAAGTTGAACGACTGGACCAGTTGAAATTTAGTAGAATGAAAGAAATTGCTTTTAAGAAGCAAAAGGAGCTAGAAGAGATTTTTGCACGTGCACATATACAGATTGACACAAAAACTGCATGGGAGAAAATATTGGCTTTGATCGATTCTGGTAGTTTGGAGCCTTCTGAGTTGTTGGCTGACATGGATGCTCAGATCATTAAAGCAAAAGAAGAAGCTATCAGTAGGAAAGATATCTTGGATAAGGTTGAGAAGTGGATGTCTGCTTGTGAAGAGGAGAGTTGGCTTGAGGATTACAACAGG GATGATAGTAGGTACAGCGGAAGCAGAGGTGCACACTTAAATCTCAAGAGAGCCGAAAAGGCTAGAATCTTGGTCAACAAAATCCCAG GTCTTGTTGACACACTGGTTGCTAAAACTCGATCATGGGAAGATGAACATGGACTGAATTTTGCTTATGATGGGGTCCCACTAATCGCCAAGCTAGACGAATACGCAGCGCTGAGGCATGCCAGAGAAGAAGAGAAAAAAAGAATGAGG GATCAGAAGAAATTCCATGAACAGTTGACCACAGAGCAAGAAGCCATGTTTGGTTCAAAACCTAGCCCAGCCCGACCCCTTAGTAGCTCGAAGAAGGTACTGGGCCCACATGTAAGTGGGGGCCCAAATGGATCTTTTAATAGACGGTTATCCATGAACCCAAATGCAGCTAGGTCGGTGAAGAAAGATGGAAAGAAAGACAACTTGAGGCCAGTGGCTCCTGTCAACTATGTGGCCATAATGAAAGATGATGCAGCATAG
- the LOC139891191 gene encoding trigger factor-like protein TIG, Chloroplastic, with protein sequence MELCSSTSFYPKFCITSPKISTISFSSSFKPTQQFNSLKFSRSCTQFTNFSKRLSICARASAPPAVTDTAKEPLPADLVVVETQEPNCRIRLSIEVPSIVCDDSYKRVINQFMKKAKVPGFRPGKKVPESILISYIGKDGFRKSVVESILKRTLPHAMSSVDGRALKDSIRITTTFPDMEETYSSLNILKYDIVVDVAPEVKWVPEDGYKNLKIVVELDSEIDAQTAAEREFTRRYKSLSTMRIVTNRGLQIGDVAVLDISATTVEQDGSEAKNVPAAESKGFHFDTDDGDRVIPGFLDAIIGMKGGETKSFPLVFPDTWKQEDLRGLPCQFTVDCKELFYRELPEMNDNVADKLLGGCTTIEQVKEVLLEKCVELEQTAKDQATDNAILDQLRKMIQVGIPQTLFEEQGRQLYGARLLEIQANMKLNEEQLASLSSPRAVRDYLENQRENIESIIKQNLAVGDIFKRENLQFSTDDLVKEVENSVAEFKKHNQEYDEESVQEQVQEVLEGAKVLEWLRERADIQYVTK encoded by the exons ATGGAGCTCTGCAGTTCAACATCGTTCTATCCAAAATTTTGTATAACTTCCCCTAAAATCTCTACAATTTCTTTCTCAAGCTCCTTCAAACCCACCCAACAATTCAATTCCCTTAAATTTTCTCGTTCTTGTACCCAATTCACCAATTTCTCTAAAAGGTTATCAATTTGTGCCAGAGCTTCGGCCCCACCTGCCGTTACCGATACAGCCAAAGAACCTTTGCCTGCTGATCTCGTTGTTGTAGAAACCCAAGAACCTAATTGCAGA ATTCGACTGAGCATTGAAGTTCCGTCCATAGTATGTGATGATAGTTACAAAAGGGTCATTAATCAGTTTATGAAGAAGGCAAAG GTTCCTGGATTTCGTCCTGGGAAGAAAGTTCCGGAAAGTATTTTGATAAGCTATATAGGGAAGGATGGTTTCAGAAAATCAGTTGTTGAATCCATTCTAAAAAGAACGCTTCCGCACGCCATGTCATCT GTAGATGGACGGGCTCTAAAGGACTCAATCCGCATTACAACAACATTTCCTGACATGGAAGAAACATACTCTTCTTTGAATATCCTAAA ATATGATATTGTTGTGGATGTAGCACCGGAAGTGAAATGGGTTCCTGAAGACGGTTACAAGAATTTGAAGATAGTAGTTGAGCTTGACAGTGAAATAGATGCTCAAACGGCAGCTGAACGAGAATTTACACGCCGTTATAAGTCTTTAAGTACGATGCGAATTGTCACAAATAGAGGACTACAG ATTGGTGATGTTGCCGTCCTGGATATATCAGCAACAACAGTGGAACAAGACGGATCAGAAGCAAAAAATGTTCCAGCTGCAGAGAGTAAAG GTTTCCATTTTGATACAGATGACGGAGATAGAGTTATTCCCGGTTTTCTCGACGCAATAATCGGAATGAAAGGAGGTGAAACAAAATCTTTTCCACTTGTATTTCCAGATACTTGGAAGCAAGAAGATCTTCGTGGTCTTCCTTGTCAGTTTACT GTGGACTGTAAAGAACTCTTTTATAGAGAATTACCAGAAATGAATGATAACGTTGCTGATAAGCTACTCGGTGGATGCACCACTATTGAACAG GTTAAGGAGGTATTGTTGGAGAAATGTGTAGAACTGGAGCAAACAGCTAAAGATCAAGCAACAGATAATGCCATTCTTGACCAGCTTCGAAAG ATGATTCAAGTCGGAATCCCACAAACGTTATTTGAAGAGCAAGGCAGGCAGCTTTATGGAGCTAGACTTCTCGAAATACAG GCAAACATGAAACTAAACGAAGAGCAATTAGCATCGCTTTCAAGCCCAAGGGCGGTAAGAGATTACTTGGAAAACCAAAGGGAAAACATTGAAAGTATAATCAAACAAAATCTTGCAGTTGGAGACATTTTCAAACGCGAAAATCTGCAG TTTTCAACCGATGATCTTGTGAAAGAGGTCGAGAACTCTGTTGCTGAGTTTAAAAAACACAACCAAGAGTACGATGAGGAGAGTGTTCAAGAACAG GTGCAAGAGGTATTAGAGGGGGCTAAAGTGCTTGAATGGTTGAGAGAACGTGCAGATATTCAGTATGTTACCAAATGA